The genomic interval atcacctcctccaggctcaagatgggtgcatccctctgaggaagaagtccggcaaagcgggcaggagacctgcgtggatgagcaaggagctcctggcaaaactccaacagaagaaggaagtgtacagaatgtggcaaaggggacaggccacttgggaggaatacagggacgttgtcagagtgtgcagggatgcgacaaggaaggctaaggcccatttggagtttaatctggcaagggatgtcaaggacaacaagaaggaacgtcttcaaatacatcaatagcaaaaggaagactagggaaaatgtgggcccgccgctgaatggggcgggtgccctggtaacaaaggaccaggcagagaaggcagagaaggcagagttattgaatgctgcctttgcttcggtcttcactgctaaggccagtcctcaggaattccagagcctggggacaagagaggaaggctggagaaaggaagactctcccttggtggaggaggatcaggttagagatcttttgtccaaacttgacatccaccaatccatgggccccgatgggatgcacccacgagtgctgagggagctggcggatgttattgctaggccactctccatcctcttggaaaggtcatggcaatcaggagaggtgcctgaggactggaagaaagccagcgtccctccagtcttccaaaagggcaagaaggaggacccagggaactacaggccggtcagcctcacctccatccccgggaagctgatggaacagctcatcctggaggtccccactaagcataaggaggacaagaaggtgatcaggaatagtcagcatggattcaccagaaggaaatcatgcttcaacaaccggatagccttctaggatggaatgactggctgggtagatgagggcagagcagtggatgttgtctccctggacttgagcaaagcttttgacactgtctctcatcccatcctcataggtaaactcaggaggtgtgggttggatgagtggacggtgaggtggattgagaactggctggatggccgagctccgagggttgtggtgaatggcgcagagtcaagttggaggcctgtagctagtggtgtcccgcagaggtcagtcctggctccagtcttgttcaatgtattcatcagtgacctggcggaagggacagagtgtaccctcagcaagttggctgatgatactaaactggggggagtggctgacacaccagagggctgcgctgccattcagagggacctggagaggttggagagctgggcggagaggaacctcctgacattccacaaaggcaagtgcagggtcctgcacctagggaggaagaaccccaggcagcaggacaggctgggggctgacctgctggaaagcagctctgcagagaaggacctgggagtgctggtggacgacaagtgaagcatgaggcagcagtgtgcccttgtggccaagaaggccaagggtatcctggggtgcattaggcagagtgttgccagcaggtggagggaggtgatcctcctgctctactcagccctggggaggcctcccctggagtactgtgtccagttctgggctgcccagtacaagagagacatggcactactgcagagagtccagcggagggctaccaagatggtgaggggactggagcacctctcctatgaggaaaggctgagagagctgggcctgttcagtctggagaagagaagactgagaggtgatctgatcaacgtgtataagtatctgggggggggggggtggttgtcaagaagatgaggccgatctcttctccgtggtgcccagcaacaggacaagaggcaacgggcagaaactgagccacaggaagttccatctaaacctgagaaaaaaacttcttgactgtgagggtgacagagcattggaacaggttgcccagagaggtggtggagtctccttcgctggagatattcaaaacccgtctggatgtgatcctgggcaatatgctctagaggaccctgcttgagcaggggggttggactagatgatctccagaggtcccttccaacctaaaccattctgtgattctgtgaatgtgttGAATGCAGGAAAAATCAGGAATGCAGGAAAACTTTGTATCACTGATGGGCATCCCAATGTTCACTGTGTCCAGATACCTCACTAAAACCATTAGCTGTGCACATCATGTTCAACTGCCTATCACACATTGGCTTGTAAGTTGTTCAGGCCTTGGGTCATTGTGTGAGATGCTGAGGAAATGAGTGGTCTGGAAAACAAAGGAGACCTTGATAAGACATTGCAGAACTAGCAAGCGAGAAAGACTCTCTTTTCATTCAGTCCGTCCACTGTGGTGTCTGGACCAAAGCTCAGTTCCGTACTAGAGCCAGGCTGTACTTTGATGAAGAGGAGGCCTGGGCATTATAACAATGAGAGGTGCACCAAGGAGGCAGTTCCTTGCCTCCCAATCAACTTAGTTGATTCCCTCATTACCCCCGTGTCTCATGTACAGTGTGTCCCACCCATAAAGCTCTGCAAGGGGGTACAGGGAGACCACCCTCAACTCAGtaccatctttctcttctttcttcagctggaagGCAACCAACTTATTGAGCGCACAGAATTGAGTACCAACCATGTCCTAGTATATCTGGAGAAGGTGAGCATATGTCTGGTTCTAGGATGGGAAAGGGAAATGCATACCTTGGGACACTTGGCTGCTTGGGGCAGAAGATCTAGGCCTAAAAAATCCCAAGCATCTACTAAGAATATGAATGAATCTCACATGAATTTTTAACCCTTCCTAGCCTTACTGGTACCTTCCTCCAAACCCTCAAcatgctttccctctgcccctgcacaTAGATCAGGCTCTGACCTCCCCCCCAGCCAGAGCCTCTCCCACTGTGGGGAAGGGCCCAGGGccaggcctgcagccccatgcacaACCTTGGGCCTGGGACGCTGGTGGCAGGGAAGAGTGAAGGAACCTGGGGCAGATGTAGAATTGACCGTGAGTCTccaccccttcctttccccagctgagcAACACGACCCTGAACTTCTCCTTCACGGTGGAGCGGGACATCCCTGTTCAGGGCCTAAAGCCAGCTCAAGTGAAGGTCTATGACTACTATGAGACAGGTGAGTGTTGGGGTGGGAGGGTACCCACGGGAGTGAGTCCTGGACATAGGCCATGCTGAGATACACAGGAGCTTTTGGGACATACAGCTGCCCCTGGCCTCAAGCTCTCCATCAACCTCAGCGCTTTCCCACTCTGCCtcagcagtgctttctgagagcagGGGGGCCCCTGGACTCTACCAACCTTCAAACCCACAGTGCCAACAGCCCAGACAGATGGaggcaaccaccctcctcctttctgctcctgcccaggcagggctcTGCAACGATAATGGGGCACAAGTTTGGGCAGTGTGGGTAGTATGTGGATCCCCACATGGCTGTCCTCACCTGTGGGAGCCACTGTGCAGCTGTCCTCACCTGAGGAGAAGGTGAAGGCCATGGGGTCCTAGGGAGGAGGCCATCCTCTCCAGCCTTCAGACTCTCCCCTTGGGATCTTGGTGCCTGTAAGCCTTTCAtgcctccccagggaaaggaacCAGGCCCTGAGGTAGACCCAAGGAAGCTAGGAGGAGTCCTGTGTTCAGATCCTGCCCCAGATTGCAACCATTCCAGGGCGGATGCTGCGTCtccttgtgcttctgttttcccagctgctacatcagggtgacagagacagagaccCTCTGTGTGCTTGAGACAAGGCCTCAAGGCAtaaggcagagccctgctggggctGACTGTGCAGAgttgctctgccttgctgccgCGGTATCCGGATGGGGCTGGGATTGGGGCTCCCTCCCCCCAGGGCTGGGATCTCTGCAGGGAAGTCAGGGATGGTGCTAGCTGTCCGCTGTGGGGCATGGAAGAAGTGTCTCTCTGGAAGCCCTCTGCCAGGAATGCTGAGGGGGTctgacagccctgctctctcccttcccttgtgTCTTCCAGATGAGTTTGCTGTTGAGGAATACAATGCTCCCTGCACCACAGGTAGAGTACATAAGAACAACTGAGGTGTTCCAGTAAGGGCTACTGCTGGTTAGTTTGTGTAAGAATCTGTGCAGAGCGTGGGTTTCCTCAGCCTGGGTAGAATCTCAAGACTTCTTTCACCATGCCCACAGCAGGCTCCTAGCACACCTCAGTGCAGAGAGGTAAATTAAATCCACCTCCTCATGTCCTGTAAAAGGTTAGATagaaatttggttttggtttactTAGGCTGGCAATCCGagtgttattttcttcagtcgtacagagctccttgttttttcctgtgtctttgtgTCACATTGTACAAGTAAGATTGAAGTCTTCCTTGGCGCTGAATATGACACTCAGCTTTTAAGGATCTGCCCTTTCCTTGGCCACTTTCACCAATGCTGTGGACACAGAAGCGTCTTAAACATCATCTCCCAAGCATTTTGGTGAAATGTTGAGTTTATTCACATCTTCAGTTGGGACCTTTCAAACTCTGCCCTGGGTGTTTTTTGCCCTTTGTTGGAGAATCCACATGTTGAGAGAGGACATATGTACTTGATTAGCTCAtactctccagagcagagcagtatctgcctccgctcccctcccttctctgtaACATGGATATCTTGAAAGTAACCAGCCATTCCTATTATGTTATCTGTCTGGGACCAGGCATTTTTTAGGTGAAGCAAATCCCCAGACTTTAATAGGTCTTGAACTTATGTAACATGCAAGCAGGGGCCACTTAAACATAGGGAGGATGTCCAGGGTTCAGAATACTGTTTCTCAGGAACCTTCTCTCACTCTGTCCTTTTCTCCACTCCAGCCAAGGCTGAGCAAGGAAATGCCTGATGAGCAATCTTGTCTGAGTCCTGTTGGATCAGCTGTCTTATCTATGTCCCTAAAGGATCCTTTTGGTAAGGTGGCCTATTGAAATACTAGAGAAGGACACCTCAAcaccaaaaaaagaagtaataccaTAAATAAATTAAGTCTTGattctcttcagctgcctctggccttgttttttgttaatgagatgtcgtgcaaagactgccaaggcttgtccatgcatcagactactaccctctgctgctcttccatgtgggcgctaacgacacgaaaggcaaactggaaaccatcaaacgggactttggagctctggggatggtggtcaagggtctgggagcccaggttgttttctcctcaatcttgcctgtgaggggaaaggacaggaggaggagtagacgagttttccaagttaacaactggctgcgccgctggtgttggcaacagggctttggtttctatgaccatgggaccctgttcgaAGATGGGCAGCTGatagggagagatgggatccaccttaccaagcggggcacacgcgtctttgccaacagattggccagcctggtaaggagggctttaaactaggcaagacgggggaaggggagtggtatagtggcaggagagtcagtaaaacaccgctcgagtcaggatgcctccagcgggtgcatgcagccaggggagacagcatggaacatggctatggaggatcctcttgcacctctcctgggaaacctgcgtgcttgactggctctctgaaatgcctgtatagcaatgcgcgcagcatggggaataagcaggaagatctggagatctgtgtgcggtcgcagggccatgatctcgttgcagttacagagacatggtgggataggttGCATACCTGGAATACTGTCatagatggctacgtgctttttaggaaagacaggccaggaaggcgaggtggtggagttgctctttatgtgagggagcaactagaacacatggagctgtgccttggggttggttgaagagcaagttgagagcctatgggtaaggcttaaagggcaggctaacatgggtgacactgttgtgggggtttgctacaggccacctgatcaggaagaggaagtagatgaggccttctacagacagctggaagtagcctcacgatcacaggccctggttctcatgggggacttccaccaccctgacatgagctgggaagagagcacagctaggcacaaacagtcaaagaggttcctgcagagcatcgaggataatttcttgacccaggtggtggagacgccaacaaggagaggtgtgctgctggaccttgtactaacaaacaaagagggtctagttggagttgtgaaggttgggggcagccttggctgcagtgaccatgagatagtggagttcccgatcctacgaggagggagcagggcaataagcaggattgcaaccctggacttcaggagggcaaactttggcctcttcagggaccttcttggaggaatctcatggggtagggcccttgaaggaagcgaggtccaagaaagctggttaatagtcaagcatcacctcctccaggctcaagatgggtgcatccctctgaggaagaagtccggcaaagcgggcaggagacctgcgtggatgagcaaggagctcctggcaaaactccaacagaagaaggaagtgtacagaatgtggcaaaggggacaggccacttgggaggaatacagggacgttgccagagtgtgcagggatgcgacaaggaaggctaaggcccatttggagtttaatctggcaagggatgtcaaggacaacaagaaggaacgtcttcaaatacatcaatagcaaaaggaagactagggaaaatgtgggcccgccgctgaatggggcgggtgccctggtaacaaaggaccaggcagagaaggcagagaaggcagagttattgaatgctgcctttgcttcggtcttcactgctaaggccagtcctcaggaattccagagcctggggacaagagaggaaggctggagaaaggaagactctcccttggtggaggaggatcaggttagagatcttttgtccaaacttgacatccaccaatccatgggccccgatgggatgcacccacgagtgctgagggagctggcggatgttattgctaggccactctccatcctcttggaaaggtcatggcaatcaggagaggtgcctgaggactggaagaaagccagcgtccctccagtcttccaaaagggcaagaaggaggacccagggaactacaggccggtcagcctcacctccatccccgggaagctgatggaacagctcatcctggaggtccccactaagcataaggaggacaagaaggtgatcaggaatagtcagcatggattcaccagaaggaaatcatgcttcaacaaccggatagccttctaggatggaatgactggctgggtagatgagggcagagcagtggatgttgtctccctggacttgagcaaagcttttgacactgtctctcatcccatcctcataggtaaactcaggaggtgtgggttggatgagtggacggtgaggtggattgagaactggctggatggccgagctccgagggttgtggtgaatggcgcagagtcaagttggaggcctgtagctagtggtgtcccgcagaggtcagtcctggctccagtcttgttcaatgtattcatcagtgacctggcggaagggacagagtgtaccctcagcaagttggctgatgatactaaactggggggagtggctgacacaccagagggctgcgctgccattcagagggacctggagaggttggagagctgggcggagaggaacctcctgacattccacaaaggcaagtgcagggtcctgcacctagggaggaagaaccccaggcagcaggacaggctgggggctgacctgctggaaagcagctctgcagagaaggacctgggagtgctggtggacgacaagtgaagcatgaggcagcagtgtgcccttgtggccaagaaggccaagggtatcctggggtgcattaggcagagtgttgccagcaggtggagggaggtgatcctcctgctctactcagccctggggaggcctcccctggagtactgtgtccagttctgggctgcccagtacaagagagacatggcactactgcagagagtccagcggagggctaccaagatggtgaggggactggagcacctctcctatgaggaaaggctgagagagctgggcctgttcagtctggagaagagaagactgagaggtgatctgatcaacgtgtataagtatctgaaggggggaggggggtggttgtcaagaagatgaggccgatctcttctccgtggtgcccagcaacaggacaagaggcaacgggcagaaactgagccacaggaagttccatctaaacctgagaaaaaaacttcttgactgtgagggtgacagagcattggaacaggttgcccagagaggtggtggagtctccttcgctggagatattcaaaacccgtctggatgtgatcctgggcaatatgctctagaggaccctgcttgagcaggggggttggactagatgatctccagaggtcccttccaacctaaaccattctgtgattctgtgaatgtgttGAATGCAGGAAAAATCAGGAATGCAGGAAAACTTTGTATCACTGATGGGCATCCCAATGTTCACTGTGTCCAGATACCTCACTAAAACCATTAGCTGTGCACATCATGTTCAACTGCCTATCACACATTGGCTTGTAAGTTGTTCAGGCCTTGGGTCATTGTGTGAGATGCTGAGGAAATGAGTGGTCTGGAAAACAAAGGAGACCTTGATAAGACATTGCAGAACTAGCAAGCGAGAAAGACTCTCTTTTCATTCAGTCCGTCCACTGTGGTGTCTGGACCAAAGCTCAGTTCCGTACTAGAGCCAGGCTGTACTTTGATGAAGAGGAGGCCTGGGCATTATAACAATGAGAGGTGCACCAAGGAGGCAGTTCCTTGCCTCCCAATCAACTTAGTTGATTCCCTCATTACCCCCGTGTCTCATGTACAGTGTGTCCCACCCATAAAGCTCTGCAAGGGGGTACAGGGAGACCACCCTCAACTCAGtaccatctttctcttctttcttcagctggaagGCAACCAACTTATTGAGCGCACAGAATTGAGTACCAACCATGTCCTAGTATATCTGGAGAAGGTGAGCATATGTCTGGTTCTAGGATGGGAAAGGGAAATGCATACCTTGGGACACTTGGCTGCTTGGGGCAGAAGATCTAGGCCTAAAAAATCCCAAGCATCTACTAAGAATATGAATGAATCTCACATGAATTTTTAACCCTTCCTAGCCTTACTGGTACCTTCCTCCAAACCCTCAAcatgctttccctctgcccctgcacaTAGATCAGGCTCTGACCTCCCCCCCAGCCAGAGCCTCTCCCACTGTGGGGAAGGGCCCAGGGccaggcctgcagccccatgcacaACCTTGGGCCTGGGACGCTGGTGGCAGGGAAGAGTGAAGGAACCTGGGGCAGATGTAGAATTGACCGTGAGTCTccaccccttcctttccccagctgagcAACACGACCCTGAACTTCTCCTTCACGGTGGAGCGGGACATCCCTGTTCAGGGCCTAAAGCCAGCTCAAGTGAAGGTCTATGACTACTATGAGACAGGTGAGTGTTGGGGTGGGAGGGTACCCACGGGAGTGAGTCCTGGACATAGGCCATGCTGAGATACACAGGAGCTTTTGGGACATACAGCTGCCCCTGGCCTCAAGCTCTCCATCAACCTCAGCGCTTTCCCACTCTGCCtcagcagtgctttctgagagcagGGGGGCCCCTGGACTCTACCAACCTTCAAACCCACAGTGCCAACAGCCCAGACAGATGGaggcaaccaccctcctcctttctgctcctgcccaggcagggctcTGCAACGATAATGGGGCACAAGTTTGGGCAGTGTGGGTAGTATGTGGATCCCCACATGGCTGTCCTCACCTGTGGGAGCCACTGTGCAGCTGTCCTCACCTGAGGAGAAGGTGAAGGCCATGGGGTCCTAGGGAGGAGGCCATCCTCTCCAGCCTTCAGACTCTCCCCTTGGGATCTTGGTGCCTGTAAGCCTTTCAtgcctccccagggaaaggaacCAGGCCCTGAGGTAGACCCAAGGAAGCTAGGAGGAGTCCTGTGTTCAGATCCTGCCCCAGATTGCAACCATTCCAGGGCGGATGCTGCGTCtccttgtgcttctgttttcccagctgctacatcagggtgacagagacagagaccCTCTGTGTGCTTGAGACAAGGCCTCAAGGCAtaaggcagagccctgctggggctGACTGTGCAGAgttgctctgccttgctgccgCGGTATCCGGATGGGGCTGGGATTGGGGCTCCCTCCCCCCAGGGCTGGGATCTCTGCAGGGAAGTCAGGGATGGTGCTAGCTGTCCGCTGTGGGGCATGGAAGAAGTGTCTCTCTGGAAGCCCTCTGCCAGGAATGCTGAGGGGGTctgacagccctgctctctcccttcccttgtgTCTTCCAGATGAGTTTGCTGTTGAGGAATACAATGCTCCCTGCACCACAGGTAGAGTACATAAGAACAACTGAGGTGTTCCAGTAAGGGCTACTGCTGGTTAGTTTGTGTAAGAATCTGTGCAGAGCGTGGGTTTCCTCAGCCTGGGTAGAATCTCAAGACTTCTTTCACCATGCCCACAGCAGGCTCCTAGCACACCTCAGTGCAGAGAGGTAAATTAAATCCACCTCCTCATGTCCTGTAAAAGGTTAGATagaaatttggttttggtttactTAGGCTGGCAATCCGagtgttattttcttcagtcatacagagctccttgttttttcctgtgtctttgtgTCACATTGTACAAGTAAGATTGAAGTCTTCCTTGGCGCTGAATATGACACTCAGCTTTTAAGGATCTGCCCTTTCCTTGGCCACTTTCACCAATGCTGTGGACACAGAAGCGTCTTAAACATCATCTCCCAAGCATTTTGGTGAAATGTTGAGTTTATTCACATCTTCAGTTGGGACCTTTCAAACTCTGCCCTGGGTGTTTTTTGCCCTTTGTTGGAGAATCCACATGTTGAGAGAGGACATATGTACTTGATTAGCTCAtactctccagagcagagcagtatctgcctccgctcccctcccttctctgtaACATGGATATCTTGAAAGTAACCAGCCATTCCTATTATGTTATCTGTCTGGGACCAGGCATTTTTTAGGTGAAGCAAATCCCCAGACTTTAATAGGTCTTGAACTTATGTAACATGCAAGCAGGGGCCACTTAAACATAGGGAGGATGTCCAGGGTTCAGAATACTGTTTCTCAGGAACCTTCTCTCACTCTGTCCTTTTCTCCACTCCAGCCAAGGCTGAGCAAGGAAATGCCTGATGAGCAATCTTGTCTGAGTCCTGTTGGATCAGCTGTCTTATCTATGTCCCTAAAGGATCCTTTTGGTAAGGTGGCCTATTGAAATACTAGAGAAGGACACCTCAAcaccaaaaaaagaagtaataccaTAAATAAATTAAGTCTTGattctcttcagctgcctctggccttgttttttgttaatgagatgtcgtgcaaagactgccaaggcttgtccatgcatcagactactaccctctgctgctcttccatgtgggcgctaacgacacgaaaggcaaactggaaaccatcaaacgggactttggagctctggggatggtggtcaagggtctgggagcccaggttgttttctcctcaatcttgcctgtgaggggaaaggacaggaggaggagtagacgagttttccaagttaacaactggctgcgccgctggtgttggcaacagggctttggtttctatgaccatgggaccctgttcgaagatgggcagctgatggagagagatgggatccaccttacca from Struthio camelus isolate bStrCam1 chromosome 1, bStrCam1.hap1, whole genome shotgun sequence carries:
- the LOC138068452 gene encoding alpha-1-macroglobulin-like: MKRRPGHYNNERCTKEAVPCLPINLVDSLITPVSHVQCVPPIKLCKGVQGDHPQLSTIFLFFLQLEGNQLIERTELSTNHVLVYLEKLSNTTLNFSFTVERDIPVQGLKPAQVKVYDYYETDEFAVEEYNAPCTTAKAEQGNA